In one window of Henckelia pumila isolate YLH828 chromosome 1, ASM3356847v2, whole genome shotgun sequence DNA:
- the LOC140874288 gene encoding uncharacterized protein, whose translation MAGRGRGRGRGNVADMTVDQLSQFITQTVQAVMGQNPPPPPVGQPNPMDAVWEEIRRLGRQVGGRPGPIQRESPFARAILDEELPANFKQPNLGEYDGSSDPEEHLGRFENAALLHRYSDAIKCRVFLTTLVRSAQQWFNLLQPGSIQSFNDFSSAFLHQYASSKRYLKNSLSLFNMKQSEVELLREYVQRFNTTALEVPAATADTLVNSFTQGLRGGEFFRSLVKKPPLTYDELLSRAEKYVNLEDAQRQRRQEGTSGNKPSAKVGAKAEGKTEGGRKRVAEEMNRVKGPYPYVPLSVSLEKAMQVCEDRRALVRPRNAEKGPRLPPSDKFCDFHQEYGHITNDCQRLGEEVQRIMYDDPRIRAELTRRANPSRQGRAPQWRNQENR comes from the coding sequence ATGgcaggaagaggaagaggaaggGGAAGAGGAAATGTGGCGGATATGACTGTAGATCAGCTCAGCCAGTTCATCACTCAAACGGTGCAAGCGGTCATGGGTCAAAATCCACCACCTCCTCCCGTGGGTCAGCCAAACCCAATGGATGCGGTGTGGGAAGAGATTAGGAGACTAGGTCGGCAAGTAGGAGGTCGGCCTGGGCCAATACAGAGGGAAAGTCCTTTTGCTCGGGCTATTCTAGATGAAGAACTCCCTGCAAATTTTAAGCAGCCTAATTTAGGGGAATATGACGGGAGCTCAGATCCGGAGGAACATTTGGGGAGATTTGAAAATGCAGCCTTGTTGCATagatactcagatgcaattaaaTGTCGGGTCTTCCTCACTACTTTGGTAAGGTCAGCCCAGCAATGGTTTAACCTTTTACAGCCTGGTAGTATTCAAAGTTTCAATGACTTCAGCTCAGCCTTTCTACACCAATATGCGAGTAGCAAGAGATATTTGAAGAATTCTCTCAGTTTGTTCAATATGAAGCAATCTGAGGTGGAATTGTTGCGGGAGTATGTTCAGCGCTTCAATACAACGGCTCTGGAAGTACCTGCTGCCACTGCTGACACCTTGGTCAACTCTTTCACTCAAGGGTTGAGAGGAGGGGAGTTTTTCAGATCCTTAGTCAAGAAGCCTCCTTTGACTTATGATGAGCTCCTTAGTCGAGCTGAGAAGTACGTGAATTTGGAGGATGCACAAAGGCAGAGAAGACAGGAAGGAACGTCTGGGAATAAGCCCAGTGCCAAGGTGGGAGCAAAGGCAGAGGGGAAGACAGAAGGAGGAAGGAAAAGGGTGGCAGAAGAGATGAACAGGGTCAAAGGACCCTACCCCTATGTACCCCTATCGGTAAGCCTGGAGAAggcaatgcaagtatgtgaggaTAGGCGAGCACTTGTGAGACCCCGTAATGCTGAGAAAGGCCCGCGGTTACCGCCATCTGACAAGTTTTGCGATTTTCATCAGGAGTATGGGCATATCACCAATGATTGTCAGAGGCTAGGTGAGGAGGTTCAAAGGATCATGTATGATGACCCTCGAATCAGAGCTGAGCTGACTCGAAGAGCAAATCCTTCTCGCCAAGGCCGAGCTCCCCAATGGAGGAATCAAGAGAATAGGTGA